The genome window CGCTATAAATTTCCTGATTTATTAATCTTACCTTTGCAGAAAAGATTCAACTTTTAATCTTCACAACATGGATATTATCCGCATCACCAAAGAATTTAAATTTGAAATGGCTCATGCATTGCTGAATTACGACGGTCCCTGTCGTAATATTCATGGGCATTCATACTACCTTTACGTTACGCTTAGCGGGCAGACCATTGCAAATGATGAAGACCCCCACAATGGCATGGTGATGGATTTTACGCTTTTGAAAAAACTAATCCATGATAATATTACCAATCAGCTCGACCATTCCCTGGTTCTTTACGATAAAACGCCTGCTGAAACGCTGAAAG of Bacteroidota bacterium contains these proteins:
- a CDS encoding 6-carboxytetrahydropterin synthase, with product MDIIRITKEFKFEMAHALLNYDGPCRNIHGHSYYLYVTLSGQTIANDEDPHNGMVMDFTLLKKLIHDNITNQLDHSLVLYDKTPAETLKGLSGFENIVLLPYQPTCENMLIDFASRIKKILPEHLKLHHLKLCETVTSSAEWFAEDND